The Pseudomonas aeruginosa genome includes the window GGTGATCGGCAAGCTGGACGAGACGGCGCCCCATGAGGTCCTGCTGGTGCTCGACGCCGGCACCGGGCAGAACGCCATCAACCAGGCCAAGCAGTTCAACCTCGCGGTGGAGCTGACCGGCCTGGCCCTGACCAAACTGGACGGCACCGCCAAGGGCGGGGTGATCTTCGCCCTGGCCAAGCAGTTCGGCCTGCCGATCCGCTATATCGGTGTCGGCGAGGGGATCGACGATCTCCGTACCTTCGAGGCCGACGCCTTCGTCCAGGCACTCTTCGCAGAGCGGGAGAACGCATGATCCGCTTCGAGCAGGTCGGCAAACGCTATCCCAACGGCCACGTAGGCCTGCACGAGGTGTCCTTCCGCGTGCACCGTGGCGAGATCCTCTTCGTCACCGGCCACTCCGGCGCCGGCAAGAGCACCCTGCTGCGCCTCATCCTGGCGATGGAGCGACCGACCAGCGGCAAGCTGTTGCTCGGCGGCCAGGACCTGGGGCGCATCACCACCGCGCAGATCCCTTTCCTGCGCCGGCAGATCGGCGTGGTGTTCCAGAACCACCAACTGCTCACCGATCGTACGGTGGCGGACAACATCGCCCTGCCGCTGCAGATCCTCGGCATGCCCAAGCCGGAGATCGCCAAGCGCGTGGCCTCGGCCCTGGAGCGGGTGAACCTGAAGGAAAAGGGCGAGGCGTTGCCTTCCGACCTTTCCACCGGCCAGCAGCAGCGGGTCGGCATTGCCCGCGCCATCGTCCACCAGCCGGCCCTGCTGCTGGCGGACGAACCCACCGGCAACCTCGACCCGCGACTCGCCTCGGAAATCATGGGTGTGTTCGAGGATATCAATCGCCTGGGCACCACCGTACTGATCGCCAGCCACGACCTGGCCCTGATCGCCCGTATGCGCCATCGCATGCTGACCCTGCAGCGTGGCCGGATCATCGCTGACCGTGAGGATGAGGCCTGATGAGCGCCAACGATCTTCCCCGTGGCCCCGAAGAGGGCGCACCGGAACGCAAGACCCGCGAGAAACCGAGCCAGGAGCAGACCGACTGGAGCGGCTCGTTCAGCGCCTACCTGGAAAGCCATCGCGCCAGCCTGGTGGACAGCCTGCGCCGGTTGTTCGGCCACCCGTTCGGCAGCTTCTTCACCTGCCTGGTGATGGGTATCACCCTGAGCCTGCCGATGGGCCTCTCGCTGCTGCTGAACAATGTCGAACGGCTCGGCGGCTCCTGGCAGCGGGCGGCGCAGATATCCCTGTTCCTCGACCTGAAGACCAGCGAAAATCAGGGCCAGGACCTGCGCGAGCAGATCGAGCGCCTGCCGGACGTGATCGAGGCCCAATTGATCAGCCGCGAGCAGGCGCTCAGCGAATTGCAGGAACAGTCCGGCCTGGGCGAAGCGCTCAAGGAGCTGCCGGAGAACCCGCTGCCGCCGG containing:
- the ftsE gene encoding cell division ATP-binding protein FtsE, producing MIRFEQVGKRYPNGHVGLHEVSFRVHRGEILFVTGHSGAGKSTLLRLILAMERPTSGKLLLGGQDLGRITTAQIPFLRRQIGVVFQNHQLLTDRTVADNIALPLQILGMPKPEIAKRVASALERVNLKEKGEALPSDLSTGQQQRVGIARAIVHQPALLLADEPTGNLDPRLASEIMGVFEDINRLGTTVLIASHDLALIARMRHRMLTLQRGRIIADREDEA